In one window of Chelmon rostratus isolate fCheRos1 chromosome 19, fCheRos1.pri, whole genome shotgun sequence DNA:
- the surf2 gene encoding surfeit locus protein 2: MDELPADIRAFLLTQPFLQLTDSKKIKCTLNGHEFPCNLTELQKFTKGKKYEKLCAAADFNYSQYEPHIVPSTKQPNQLFCKLTLRHLNRQPHHVLRHVNGKRFKKALSQYEECARQGIEFTPARLKQKRPRDTEEKVNRGRDSKHRNSLWEPSSSDEDHSDSEDSMSDLYPPSLFTLKNTTEENTEVNRDEEEDDFQTDEDEEMEVDAQVLQKRKKVQGGGFQKKFRNNHWKSGRKKRGKVQSGK, encoded by the exons ATGGATGAATTACCTGCGGACATCAGAGCTTTTCTTCTTACGCAGCCTTTTCTTCAGCTCACAGATAGTAAAAAG atCAAGTGCACTCTGAATGGCCACGAGTTTCCCTGCAACCTGACGGAGCTGCAGAAGTTCACTAAAGGGAAGAAATACGAgaagctgtgtgctgcagcagacttCAACTACAGCCAATATGAGCCACACATTGTGCCGAGCACGAAGCAACC CAATCAGCTCTTCTGCAAGCTGACCCTCAGACACCTGAACCGGCAGCCGCATCACGTCCTAAGACATGTGAACGGGAAACGCTTCAAGAAAGCCCTCTCCCAAT ATGAAGAGTGTGCGCGCCAAGGGATTGAATTCACCCCAGCGAGACTCAAACAGAAAAGGCCCAGAGACACAGAAGAGAAGGTCAATCGGGGCAGGGACTCAAAACACAGGAACAGCTTGTGGGAACCCTCATCCAGCGATGAGGATCACAGCGACTCAGAGGACAGCATGAGTGACCTCTACCCTC CCTCTTtattcactttaaaaaacacaacagaagaaaataCGGAGGTCAAcagggatgaagaggaagatgactttcaaacagatgaagatgaggagatggaggtggaTGCACAGGTGCTGCAGAAACGCAAGAAG GTCCAGGGCGGTGGTTTTCAGAAGAAATTCAGAAATAACCACTGGAAATCAGGGCGTAAAAAACGTGGAAAAGTGCAAAGTGGGAAGTAA
- the bbln gene encoding UPF0184 protein C9orf16 homolog: protein MSGPNGDPNISTDDGIINDDDDFGDEEYEAINSMLDQINSYLDDLEERNDSLNGKLHELMESNRQARLEFRAQLNSPQTQEEKCPADGDSSSSPSKEDLSEDNGAGK, encoded by the exons ATGTCTGGACCAAACGGAGATCCAAACATCTCGACTGACGATGGTATTATCAACGACGACGATGATTTCGGCGATGAAG AGTATGAAGCCATCAACTCCATGCTGGATCAGATCAACTCCTATCTTGATGACCTGGAAGAACGGAATGATTCACTCAATGGCAAACTGCACGAACTAATGGAGTCAAACCGGCAAGCCCGGCTGGAGTTCAGGGCCCAACTGAACAGCCCCCAGACCCAGGAGGAGAAATGTCCTGCAGACGgggactcctcctcctcacctaGCAAGGAAGACCTGAGCGAGGACAACGGGGCTGGCAAATGA